The following coding sequences are from one Pseudonocardia sp. EC080619-01 window:
- a CDS encoding peptidylprolyl isomerase, which yields MRTRRIIAALVVAGALLAGCGTGPNRVDSAAVVGETSIPLDDAQAAISSVLTRPGLVEGLTSQGGSQADIGRAVVSQLVIRDLLDRLPAEQTGSVTEQQVQEQIDRAGGEQAVVAGSLSVGGPQASARDDLQLAGLARSELDRLSVTADIAVAQTREEAEQLAREIAAGGARADSALAGAGTAQRDLAIRPAETPQAALTPLIGLPAGQVAAFPLGTGQGWVVVRVTDRRLGEPVPGASATAGLDQQTLAEAGVRLLTPTALDAGVELNPRYGVWDPVRMVAAPTAADASLVLPVAGATPAPAATP from the coding sequence GTGCGGACACGCAGGATCATCGCCGCCCTGGTGGTCGCCGGGGCGCTCCTGGCCGGGTGCGGAACCGGGCCGAACCGGGTCGACTCGGCGGCCGTCGTCGGGGAGACGTCGATCCCGCTCGACGACGCCCAGGCCGCGATCAGCTCGGTGCTCACCCGGCCCGGTCTCGTCGAGGGGCTGACGTCGCAGGGCGGTTCCCAGGCCGACATCGGCCGTGCGGTCGTGTCCCAGCTGGTCATCCGGGACCTGCTCGACCGGCTGCCCGCCGAGCAGACCGGTTCGGTCACCGAGCAGCAGGTCCAGGAGCAGATCGACCGTGCGGGCGGCGAGCAGGCCGTCGTCGCCGGGTCGCTGTCGGTCGGCGGGCCGCAGGCCTCCGCCCGCGACGACCTCCAGCTCGCCGGGCTGGCCCGCTCGGAGCTCGACCGGCTGTCGGTCACCGCCGACATCGCCGTCGCGCAGACCCGCGAGGAGGCCGAGCAGCTCGCCCGCGAGATCGCCGCGGGCGGTGCCCGTGCCGACAGCGCACTCGCCGGAGCCGGTACGGCGCAGCGTGACCTCGCGATCCGCCCGGCCGAGACCCCCCAGGCCGCGCTGACCCCGTTGATCGGGCTGCCGGCCGGGCAGGTCGCCGCGTTCCCGCTCGGCACCGGCCAGGGCTGGGTCGTGGTCCGGGTGACCGACCGCCGTCTCGGTGAGCCGGTGCCGGGGGCGAGCGCCACCGCGGGCCTCGACCAGCAGACCCTGGCCGAGGCCGGTGTCCGGCTGCTCACCCCGACCGCCCTGGACGCGGGGGTGGAGCTCAACCCGCGCTACGGCGTCTGGGACCCGGTCCGGATGGTCGCGGCGCCGACGGCGGCGGACGCCTCCCTCGTCCTCCCGGTCGCGGGCGCCACGCCGGCCCCGGCGGCCACGCCGTGA
- a CDS encoding S41 family peptidase, whose amino-acid sequence MPAFLRHPHLHDDTLVLVAEDDVWTAPVAGGRAYRLTADEVPVTAPRISPDGAAVAWTSRRDGMWEVYRTALDGGGVTRLTWWGDASTRAAGWTPEGGVVALSAHDEATARCRAYAVPATGGTPRLLPYGSLTAVAFQPGGPAVLTQVEGGRDAAHWKRYRGGRAGRLWLDAGGTGDFVRVLAGLDGQLESPMVVDTPGGARLAFVSDHEGWGNVYSVPLADPGSGLRRHTDHGAGGAVPDFYARHASTDGRRVVYECAGEIFLLDGLDAGSRPRRIDIRLGGPRSARDPFRASIPGDLGPVRPDRSGRAGVVGVRGTVHRLTHRDGPARALLAEPGVRARLAHPLGDDRAVWVDDAEGEDAVCVAPLDPHAPGAPERVRYAAGGLGRVLELAPSPDGGAVALTTHDGRLLVLHTGVPASGAENPDGVVDGAAGDGATAVPERAAGELRELARGAAGEPFDVVWSPDSSWLAWCDPTEAGLSRVVLTRLDDGGHTEVTHGRFHDSDPAFTADGKHLAFLSRRVFDPSYDQHSFDLTFGTGWKPFLVPLAARTPSPFGESPDGRPVDPGDEGPEDPPATPPDPAGGDEDDGGTDRAAATDATATAAPAAAAPATAGAGRRRGDDGPPEVVVDIAGLADRVVGIPVEAARYHGLTAISGGLVWLRLPGGGVLGDSLPDPDDERERAVLERYDLARRSVTVIADPASGFAVSGDGKRIVVRDRGKVRLLRADRSGSSAPDDGAGDEFEIDTSRLVVTVDPSAEWRQMFDETARLMRDHFWVEDMAGVDWAAEVARYRPLVDRLGSHDDLVDLLWELHGELGTSHAYVIGGRPAGDPTGRPGLLGADLEPAGDGWRITRVLPPETSAPAARSPLSAPGVDVRAGDVLLEVGGAPVDPHWGPAPLLVSAAGRTVELTVRSGPGRDDAGTVRRVAVRPLRSDAELRYQDRVARLRAEVDERSGGRLGYLHVPDMMGYGWAQLHRDLARETARDGLVLDVRGNRGGHTSQLVVEKLARTVIGWDLPRHRAPSTYPEQAPRGPVVALADERSGSDGDIVTAAIKRLGIGPVVGVRTWGGVIGIDGRYGLVDGTRITQPRYATWFDDTGWGMENHGVDPDIEVVVTPQDRAAGRDPQLDRAIELALQRLDEHPPARPPDVATRPSMARPALPGRPGS is encoded by the coding sequence ATGCCCGCCTTCCTGCGCCATCCACACCTGCACGACGACACGCTCGTCCTCGTCGCGGAGGACGACGTGTGGACCGCCCCGGTCGCGGGCGGGCGGGCCTACCGGCTGACCGCCGACGAGGTCCCGGTCACGGCGCCGCGGATCTCGCCGGACGGTGCGGCGGTGGCCTGGACCTCCCGGCGCGACGGCATGTGGGAGGTCTACCGGACCGCGCTCGACGGCGGCGGCGTCACCCGGCTGACCTGGTGGGGCGACGCGTCCACCCGGGCCGCGGGCTGGACCCCGGAGGGCGGGGTCGTGGCCCTGTCCGCGCACGACGAGGCGACCGCCCGGTGCCGGGCGTACGCCGTGCCCGCGACCGGTGGCACGCCGCGGCTGCTGCCGTACGGGTCGCTCACCGCGGTCGCGTTCCAGCCCGGCGGTCCCGCGGTGCTCACGCAGGTCGAGGGCGGCCGGGACGCCGCGCACTGGAAGCGCTACCGCGGCGGCCGGGCCGGCAGGCTGTGGCTCGACGCCGGTGGCACCGGCGACTTCGTGCGGGTGCTGGCCGGGCTGGACGGGCAGCTGGAGTCCCCGATGGTCGTCGACACCCCGGGCGGCGCGCGGCTGGCGTTCGTGTCCGACCACGAGGGCTGGGGCAACGTCTACTCGGTCCCGCTCGCCGACCCCGGCTCCGGCCTGCGCCGGCACACCGACCACGGCGCCGGGGGAGCGGTCCCCGACTTCTACGCCCGGCACGCCTCGACCGACGGCCGCCGGGTCGTCTACGAGTGCGCCGGGGAGATCTTCCTGCTCGACGGGCTGGACGCCGGATCACGGCCGCGCCGGATCGACATCCGGCTCGGCGGCCCGCGCTCGGCCCGTGACCCGTTCCGCGCGTCGATCCCCGGCGACCTGGGGCCGGTGCGGCCGGACCGGAGCGGCCGGGCCGGCGTCGTCGGGGTGCGCGGGACCGTGCACCGGCTGACCCACCGCGACGGCCCGGCCCGGGCACTGCTGGCCGAGCCCGGGGTCCGGGCCCGGCTGGCGCACCCGCTGGGCGACGACCGCGCGGTGTGGGTGGACGACGCCGAGGGCGAGGACGCGGTCTGCGTCGCCCCGCTGGACCCGCACGCACCCGGTGCCCCGGAGCGGGTGCGGTACGCGGCGGGCGGGCTCGGCCGGGTGCTGGAGCTCGCGCCGTCACCGGACGGCGGCGCGGTCGCGCTGACCACGCACGACGGCCGGCTGCTGGTGCTGCACACCGGTGTCCCCGCGTCCGGGGCGGAGAACCCGGACGGGGTCGTCGACGGGGCCGCCGGGGACGGGGCCACCGCGGTGCCCGAGCGCGCCGCCGGTGAGCTGCGGGAGCTCGCACGGGGCGCGGCCGGGGAGCCGTTCGACGTCGTGTGGTCACCGGACTCGTCGTGGCTCGCGTGGTGCGACCCGACCGAGGCCGGGCTGTCGCGGGTGGTGCTGACCCGCCTCGACGACGGCGGCCACACCGAGGTGACCCACGGCCGGTTCCACGACAGCGACCCGGCGTTCACCGCGGACGGCAAGCACCTGGCGTTCCTGTCCCGCAGGGTGTTCGACCCGTCCTACGACCAGCACTCCTTCGACCTGACCTTCGGGACCGGCTGGAAGCCGTTCCTGGTGCCGCTCGCCGCGCGCACGCCGTCGCCGTTCGGGGAGAGCCCGGACGGCAGGCCGGTCGACCCGGGCGACGAGGGTCCGGAGGACCCGCCCGCGACCCCGCCCGACCCGGCGGGCGGCGACGAGGACGACGGCGGCACCGACCGCGCCGCGGCCACCGACGCGACCGCGACGGCGGCACCCGCGGCGGCGGCCCCGGCGACGGCGGGCGCGGGGCGCAGGCGCGGCGACGACGGCCCGCCGGAGGTCGTCGTCGACATCGCCGGGCTCGCCGACCGCGTCGTCGGGATCCCCGTCGAGGCGGCCCGCTACCACGGCCTCACCGCGATCTCCGGCGGTCTGGTCTGGCTCCGGCTCCCCGGCGGTGGTGTCCTCGGCGACAGCCTCCCGGACCCCGACGACGAGCGGGAGCGCGCCGTCCTGGAGCGCTACGACCTCGCCCGGCGCTCGGTCACCGTGATCGCCGACCCGGCGTCCGGGTTCGCCGTCAGCGGCGACGGGAAGCGGATCGTCGTGCGGGACCGCGGCAAGGTCCGGCTGCTGCGCGCCGACCGCAGCGGCTCGTCGGCCCCCGACGACGGCGCCGGCGACGAGTTCGAGATCGACACCTCCCGGCTCGTCGTCACGGTGGACCCGTCGGCGGAGTGGCGGCAGATGTTCGACGAGACCGCCCGGCTGATGCGCGACCACTTCTGGGTCGAGGACATGGCCGGGGTCGACTGGGCCGCCGAGGTCGCGCGCTACCGGCCGCTCGTGGACCGGCTCGGCAGCCACGACGACCTGGTCGACCTGCTGTGGGAACTGCACGGCGAGCTCGGCACCTCGCACGCCTACGTGATCGGCGGGCGGCCCGCCGGCGACCCGACCGGCCGGCCCGGGCTGCTCGGCGCCGATCTCGAACCCGCCGGCGACGGCTGGCGGATCACCCGGGTGCTGCCGCCGGAGACGTCCGCGCCGGCGGCCCGCAGCCCGCTGTCGGCACCGGGCGTCGACGTCCGGGCCGGGGACGTGCTGCTGGAGGTGGGTGGCGCCCCTGTCGACCCGCACTGGGGTCCGGCGCCGCTGCTGGTGTCCGCCGCGGGCCGCACGGTCGAGCTCACCGTCCGGTCCGGCCCCGGCCGCGACGACGCGGGCACCGTGCGCCGGGTGGCGGTCCGTCCGCTGCGCTCCGACGCCGAGCTGCGCTACCAGGACCGGGTGGCCCGGCTGCGGGCCGAGGTCGACGAGCGCTCCGGTGGCCGGCTCGGCTACCTGCACGTGCCGGACATGATGGGGTACGGCTGGGCGCAGCTGCACCGCGACCTCGCCCGGGAGACCGCCCGCGACGGCCTGGTGCTCGACGTGCGGGGCAACCGCGGCGGGCACACCTCGCAGCTCGTCGTGGAGAAGCTGGCCCGCACCGTGATCGGCTGGGACCTGCCGCGGCACCGGGCGCCGTCGACCTATCCGGAGCAGGCGCCGCGCGGACCGGTCGTGGCACTCGCCGACGAGCGCTCCGGCTCCGACGGCGACATCGTCACCGCCGCGATCAAGCGGCTCGGGATCGGGCCGGTCGTGGGCGTCCGCACCTGGGGCGGGGTGATCGGCATCGACGGGCGGTACGGGCTCGTCGACGGCACCCGCATCACCCAGCCCCGCTACGCCACCTGGTTCGACGACACGGGCTGGGGGATGGAGAACCACGGCGTCGATCCGGACATCGAGGTCGTCGTGACCCCGCAGGACCGGGCCGCCGGGCGGGACCCGCAGCTCGACCGGGCGATCGAGCTGGCGCTGCAACGGCTCGACGAGCACCCGCCCGCCCGGCCGCCGGACGTCGCGACCCGGCCCTCGATGGCGCGCCCGGCGCTCCCGGGCCGCCCGGGGAGCTGA
- the mfd gene encoding transcription-repair coupling factor encodes MSGLLTSALSDTGLRAAVDAARAADTRTAETPAVSVEGPAALRPLLVSGLAEDGCVLAVTATDREAEDLAAAVSDLLGHGEALDAAADTVHDSAGAPVVVLPSWETLPHEKLSPRPDTVARRLTIFHRLASPATAPRVVVTAARSLIQPVAPGLGALAPVSLAVGEEHEFEQLLERLVELAYTRAEMVTTRGEFAVRGGILDVFPPTAEHPVRVEFWGDEVSEMRAFSVADQRSVGEVGRVEVPPCRELLLTGPVRQRAAELAAEQPETAGLNRNPLRELLEKLSEGIPGEGMESLIPALVGGEMQLLSDLLPAGSRVLLADPERIRTRCADLVRTGQEFLEASWLATGSGGEAPIDVSGSAYRDLTTTLAQSTATGRPVVSLSPLLSGADDVVVPAVHEIEPYRGDTDRAITDLRAHVATGGAAVLVLAGQGTADRSLEQLRDAEVPASKVDTLPDAPEKGVVTVTCGRVLNGFTATEVGLVLISEADLTGSRAGLDAAPRKTTPRRRNAVDLAVLQPGDYVVHNQHGIGRFVEMKERTVQGATREYLVLEYASSKRGQPADRLFVPTDALDEISRYVGGEQPSVNKLGGADWAKTKGRARKAVKDIAAGLVQLYAARQASPGHAFGADTPWQRELEDAFPYTETPDQLSAIDEVKKDMERPVPMDRVISGDVGFGKTEIAVRAAFKAVQDGKQVAVLVPTTLLATQHLNTFAERMRQFPVTVRGLSRFTDAAEAKETIDKLAEGTVDVVVGTHRLLQGAVRWKDLGLVVVDEEQRFGVEHKEHITALRAHVDVLTLSATPIPRTLEMSLAGIREMSAITTPPEDRHPTLTYVGAYDDKQVAAAVRRELLRDGQVFYVHNRVSSIDKAAKNIQDLVPEARVAVAHGQMNEELLERTVNAFWHREFDVLVCTTIVENGLDISNANTLIVERSDTLGLSQLHQLRGRVGRGRERGYAYFLFPPAHPLTETAHDRLATIAQHSELGSGAAVAMKDLEIRGAGNILGAEQSGHIAGVGFDLYIRLVGEAVAAFRKQAGGETGASVEDEQLVEVRVDLPVDAHVPHDYVDGERLRLEVYRKIAEAPDDAALSAIVEELTDRYGEPPTPVRNLLEVARFRQLCRRLGVREVASAGTQLRIGPLQLPDSAQLRLRRLYPKAQYKAAAQIVTVPKPVQGGRIGGSPVRDVELLGWCAELLLQIVPSSTPVHSSSG; translated from the coding sequence CTGTCCGGTCTGCTCACCTCAGCACTGTCCGACACCGGCCTGCGGGCCGCGGTCGACGCCGCCCGTGCCGCGGACACCCGTACCGCCGAGACCCCGGCGGTGAGCGTCGAGGGTCCGGCCGCGCTCCGCCCGCTGCTCGTCTCCGGCCTCGCCGAGGACGGCTGCGTCCTGGCCGTGACCGCCACCGACCGGGAGGCCGAGGACCTGGCGGCCGCCGTGTCCGACCTGCTCGGGCACGGCGAGGCGCTGGACGCGGCCGCCGACACCGTGCACGACAGTGCCGGCGCGCCCGTCGTCGTGCTGCCGTCCTGGGAGACGCTGCCGCACGAGAAGCTGTCGCCCCGCCCGGACACCGTCGCCCGCCGGCTGACGATCTTCCACCGGCTCGCCTCGCCGGCGACCGCACCGCGGGTCGTCGTCACGGCGGCACGGAGCCTGATCCAGCCGGTCGCGCCCGGGCTGGGCGCGCTGGCGCCGGTCTCCCTCGCGGTCGGCGAGGAGCACGAGTTCGAGCAGCTGCTGGAGCGCCTGGTCGAGCTCGCCTACACCCGCGCCGAGATGGTGACGACCCGCGGTGAGTTCGCGGTGCGCGGCGGCATCCTCGACGTCTTCCCGCCGACCGCCGAGCACCCGGTACGCGTCGAGTTCTGGGGCGACGAGGTGTCGGAGATGCGCGCGTTCTCGGTCGCCGACCAGCGTTCGGTCGGCGAGGTCGGTCGGGTCGAGGTGCCGCCGTGCCGGGAGCTGCTGCTGACCGGGCCGGTCCGGCAGCGCGCCGCCGAGCTGGCCGCCGAGCAGCCCGAGACCGCGGGCCTGAACCGCAACCCGCTGCGCGAGCTGCTGGAGAAGCTGTCCGAGGGCATCCCCGGCGAGGGCATGGAGTCGCTGATCCCGGCCCTCGTGGGCGGCGAGATGCAGCTGCTGTCCGACCTGCTGCCCGCCGGGTCCCGCGTGCTGCTCGCCGACCCGGAGCGGATCCGCACCCGCTGCGCGGACCTGGTCCGGACCGGGCAGGAGTTCCTGGAGGCGTCCTGGCTGGCGACCGGGTCGGGCGGCGAGGCCCCGATCGACGTCTCCGGATCGGCCTACCGCGACCTCACCACGACCCTCGCGCAGTCCACCGCGACCGGACGCCCGGTGGTCTCGCTGTCCCCGCTGCTGTCCGGTGCCGACGACGTCGTCGTCCCGGCCGTGCACGAGATCGAGCCCTACCGCGGCGACACCGACCGCGCGATCACCGACCTGCGCGCGCACGTCGCCACCGGTGGCGCGGCCGTGCTGGTGCTGGCCGGGCAGGGCACCGCGGACCGCTCCCTGGAGCAGCTGCGCGACGCCGAGGTCCCGGCGTCCAAGGTGGACACCCTGCCGGACGCCCCGGAGAAGGGCGTCGTCACCGTCACCTGCGGCCGGGTGCTCAACGGCTTCACCGCCACCGAGGTCGGGCTCGTCCTGATCTCCGAGGCCGACCTCACCGGCAGCAGGGCCGGGCTCGACGCCGCCCCGCGCAAGACCACCCCGCGCCGCCGCAACGCCGTCGACCTGGCGGTGCTGCAGCCCGGCGACTACGTCGTCCACAACCAGCACGGCATCGGGCGCTTCGTCGAGATGAAGGAGCGCACCGTCCAGGGCGCCACCCGCGAGTACCTGGTGCTGGAGTACGCCAGCTCCAAGCGCGGGCAGCCCGCCGACCGGCTGTTCGTCCCGACCGACGCGCTCGACGAGATCAGCCGCTACGTCGGCGGCGAGCAGCCCTCGGTCAACAAGCTCGGCGGCGCGGACTGGGCGAAGACCAAGGGTCGCGCCCGCAAGGCGGTCAAGGACATCGCGGCCGGGCTGGTCCAGCTCTACGCGGCGCGGCAGGCGTCCCCGGGGCACGCCTTCGGCGCCGACACCCCGTGGCAGCGCGAGCTCGAGGACGCCTTCCCCTACACCGAGACCCCCGACCAGCTCTCGGCGATCGACGAGGTCAAGAAGGACATGGAGCGGCCGGTCCCGATGGACCGGGTGATCTCCGGCGACGTCGGTTTCGGCAAGACCGAGATCGCCGTCCGGGCCGCGTTCAAGGCGGTCCAGGACGGCAAGCAGGTCGCCGTCCTGGTGCCCACGACGCTGCTGGCGACCCAGCACCTCAACACCTTCGCCGAGCGGATGCGCCAGTTCCCGGTGACGGTCCGCGGGCTGTCCCGCTTCACCGACGCCGCCGAGGCGAAGGAGACGATCGACAAGCTGGCCGAGGGCACCGTCGACGTCGTCGTCGGGACCCACCGGCTGCTGCAGGGCGCGGTCCGCTGGAAGGACCTCGGCCTCGTGGTCGTCGACGAGGAGCAGCGGTTCGGCGTCGAGCACAAGGAGCACATCACCGCGCTGCGGGCGCACGTGGACGTCCTCACGCTGTCCGCGACGCCGATCCCGCGGACCCTGGAGATGAGCCTCGCCGGCATCCGGGAGATGTCGGCGATCACGACCCCGCCCGAGGACCGGCACCCGACCCTGACCTACGTCGGCGCCTACGACGACAAGCAGGTCGCCGCCGCCGTCCGCCGCGAGCTGCTGCGCGACGGCCAGGTGTTCTACGTGCACAACCGGGTCAGCTCGATCGACAAGGCGGCCAAGAACATCCAGGACCTCGTCCCGGAGGCCCGGGTCGCGGTCGCGCACGGCCAGATGAACGAGGAGCTGCTGGAGCGCACGGTCAACGCGTTCTGGCACCGCGAGTTCGACGTGCTGGTGTGCACGACGATCGTCGAGAACGGCCTGGACATCTCCAACGCCAACACGCTGATCGTCGAGCGCTCCGACACGCTCGGGCTCTCCCAGCTGCACCAGCTGCGCGGCCGGGTCGGCCGGGGCCGGGAGCGGGGCTACGCCTACTTCCTGTTCCCGCCCGCGCACCCGCTCACCGAGACCGCGCACGACCGGCTCGCCACCATCGCCCAGCACTCCGAGCTGGGCTCCGGTGCCGCCGTCGCCATGAAGGACCTGGAGATCCGCGGCGCGGGCAACATCCTGGGTGCCGAGCAGTCCGGGCACATCGCGGGCGTCGGGTTCGACCTCTACATCCGGCTGGTCGGGGAGGCCGTCGCGGCGTTCCGCAAGCAGGCGGGCGGGGAGACCGGGGCGTCGGTCGAGGACGAGCAGCTCGTCGAGGTGCGGGTGGACCTGCCGGTCGACGCGCACGTCCCGCACGACTACGTCGACGGCGAGCGCCTGCGCCTGGAGGTCTACCGCAAGATCGCCGAGGCGCCCGACGACGCGGCGCTGTCCGCGATCGTCGAGGAGCTGACCGACCGCTACGGCGAGCCGCCCACCCCGGTGCGGAACCTGCTGGAGGTGGCCCGGTTCCGGCAGCTCTGCCGTCGCCTGGGCGTCCGCGAGGTCGCCTCGGCCGGCACCCAGCTGCGGATCGGCCCGCTGCAGCTGCCGGACTCCGCGCAGCTCAGGCTCCGGCGGCTGTACCCGAAGGCGCAGTACAAGGCGGCCGCGCAGATCGTCACCGTGCCGAAGCCGGTGCAGGGCGGGCGGATCGGCGGATCGCCGGTGCGCGACGTCGAGCTGCTCGGCTGGTGCGCGGAGCTGCTGCTGCAGATCGTGCCGTCGTCGACCCCGGTGCACAGCTCGTCGGGCTGA
- the nthA gene encoding nitrile hydratase subunit alpha, whose protein sequence is MSGELRPVDARVRALESILVEKGYVDPDALDEIIETYQHRVGPRNGAHVVARAWTDPGFARRLAEDATSAVAELGYGGRGGEHLAAVFNSHDEHHLVVCTLCSCYPWPVLGLPPVWYKSPAYRSRAVLDPRGVLADFGTVLGDDVAIRVHDSTSELRYLVVPQRPPGTDGWSADDLAAIVSRDSMIGTRVATA, encoded by the coding sequence ATGTCGGGAGAGCTGCGGCCGGTCGACGCCCGGGTACGGGCGCTCGAGTCGATCCTCGTCGAGAAGGGGTACGTCGACCCGGACGCACTCGACGAGATCATCGAGACCTACCAGCACCGGGTCGGGCCGCGGAACGGCGCACACGTCGTCGCCCGGGCGTGGACCGACCCCGGCTTCGCCCGGAGGCTCGCGGAGGACGCGACGTCGGCCGTCGCCGAGCTCGGCTACGGCGGCCGCGGCGGCGAGCACCTCGCGGCGGTCTTCAACTCCCACGACGAGCACCACCTCGTCGTCTGCACGCTGTGCTCCTGCTATCCCTGGCCGGTCCTGGGACTGCCCCCGGTCTGGTACAAGTCCCCGGCCTACCGGTCGCGGGCGGTGCTCGACCCGCGCGGGGTGCTCGCCGACTTCGGCACCGTCCTCGGCGACGACGTCGCGATCCGGGTGCACGACTCCACCTCGGAGCTGCGCTACCTCGTCGTCCCGCAGCGCCCGCCCGGCACCGACGGCTGGTCCGCCGACGACCTCGCCGCGATCGTCTCCCGCGACTCCATGATCGGCACCCGCGTGGCGACGGCGTGA
- the nthB gene encoding nitrile hydratase subunit beta — translation MNGAHDLGGAMGFGPVEPEPEDVRFHADWEPLVLALTLAAARPGGWSIDESRHARESLPPPLYLNLTYYEIWLAATEKLLVAHGLVGEDELASGRSLRPGVATPAPLGAAETAEVLATGAPTLRDEPAGPRFAPGDRVRARVVHPRGHTRLPRYVRGRCGVVETRRGAHVLPDSRAHGHGEAPEQLYTVVFTGPELWGPDADPTSSVSVDAWESYLEPA, via the coding sequence GTGAACGGCGCGCACGACCTCGGCGGGGCGATGGGGTTCGGCCCGGTCGAGCCCGAGCCCGAGGACGTCCGGTTCCACGCGGACTGGGAGCCGCTCGTGCTGGCGCTGACCCTGGCCGCGGCCCGGCCCGGCGGCTGGTCGATCGACGAGTCCCGGCACGCCCGCGAGTCGCTCCCGCCGCCGCTCTACCTGAACCTGACCTACTACGAGATCTGGCTGGCGGCGACCGAGAAGCTCCTCGTCGCGCACGGCCTCGTCGGCGAAGACGAGCTCGCCTCGGGCCGGTCGCTGCGCCCGGGCGTCGCCACCCCGGCCCCGCTCGGCGCGGCCGAGACCGCCGAGGTGCTGGCCACCGGCGCACCGACCCTGCGCGACGAGCCCGCCGGCCCGCGGTTCGCCCCCGGCGACCGGGTCCGGGCCCGGGTGGTGCACCCGCGCGGGCACACCCGGCTCCCCCGCTACGTCCGCGGCCGCTGCGGGGTCGTCGAGACACGGCGCGGGGCGCACGTGCTGCCCGACTCACGCGCACACGGCCACGGCGAGGCCCCCGAGCAGCTCTACACCGTCGTCTTCACCGGACCGGAGCTGTGGGGGCCCGACGCCGACCCGACGTCGTCGGTCTCGGTCGACGCCTGGGAGAGCTACCTTGAGCCCGCCTGA
- a CDS encoding nitrile hydratase accessory protein codes for MSPPDGPVFDEPWQAQVFALAVSLQDRGVLDRQDFAETLGAELEDGRDYWDAWLAALEELLTEHGLTDPGSVDERTDAWLRAAAATPHGAPISLDADPRH; via the coding sequence TTGAGCCCGCCTGACGGCCCGGTGTTCGACGAGCCCTGGCAGGCCCAGGTGTTCGCGCTGGCGGTGTCGCTGCAGGACCGCGGCGTCCTCGACCGGCAGGACTTCGCCGAGACCCTCGGCGCCGAGCTCGAGGACGGCCGGGACTACTGGGACGCCTGGCTCGCCGCGCTGGAGGAGCTGCTCACCGAGCACGGCCTCACCGATCCCGGCTCGGTCGACGAGCGCACCGATGCCTGGCTGCGCGCCGCTGCCGCGACCCCGCACGGGGCCCCGATCAGCCTCGACGCCGACCCGCGGCACTGA